Proteins encoded in a region of the Flavobacteriaceae bacterium HL-DH10 genome:
- the pelA gene encoding pectate lyase encodes MQIKKIISVTILTLTITIGFTQNKVPNYLNKKWNYVAKNMPSDWYGSNEAKLVAEHVLLTQKDIGGWEKNKPYHHSFSELEREEYIKNKSKKGGTFDNGSTITELFFLAKVYLQIPDERYKQAFEKGVNYIFIAQYENGGWPQYFPIKDAEDEILLDNTEPYSMHITYNDNAMVNTMKFLKSIFNNSQVFDALKIDKVIKEKAKKAFKKGIECILNTQIIVDGKRTVWCAQHDAKTLAPANARSYELASFSGAESVDIVLLLMEEKKPSKEIIASVNGAVNWFKNHKIEGLKIEREIQEDGKRNRIVVKDKNAPTLWARFYDLDTEMPYFCDRDGIKKKTLAEIGYNRRNGYSWYTNKPQVALDKHQEWLLQTICYSDVLDYLISN; translated from the coding sequence ATGCAAATAAAAAAAATCATATCTGTTACGATATTAACCCTAACAATAACTATTGGCTTTACTCAAAACAAAGTCCCCAACTACCTCAATAAAAAATGGAATTATGTGGCAAAAAATATGCCATCAGATTGGTATGGGTCCAATGAAGCAAAATTGGTTGCAGAACATGTATTACTTACTCAAAAAGACATTGGAGGATGGGAGAAAAACAAACCATATCATCATAGTTTTTCAGAATTAGAAAGGGAAGAATATATTAAAAACAAATCTAAAAAAGGAGGAACATTTGATAATGGATCAACTATTACCGAGCTATTTTTTTTAGCAAAAGTATATTTACAAATACCCGATGAGCGATATAAACAAGCTTTTGAAAAAGGAGTAAATTATATTTTTATTGCACAATATGAAAATGGCGGATGGCCGCAATATTTCCCTATTAAAGATGCCGAAGATGAAATTCTTTTAGATAACACAGAGCCCTATTCAATGCATATTACATATAATGATAATGCGATGGTTAACACCATGAAGTTTTTAAAAAGTATATTTAATAACAGCCAAGTGTTCGATGCTTTAAAAATAGACAAAGTCATAAAAGAAAAGGCTAAAAAAGCATTTAAAAAAGGGATTGAATGTATTCTCAATACTCAAATAATTGTTGATGGAAAACGCACAGTATGGTGTGCACAACATGATGCAAAAACACTGGCACCTGCTAATGCTAGAAGCTATGAACTAGCATCGTTTAGTGGAGCAGAATCAGTAGACATTGTATTATTATTAATGGAAGAAAAAAAGCCGTCAAAGGAAATTATTGCATCTGTAAACGGTGCTGTAAATTGGTTTAAAAATCACAAAATTGAAGGATTAAAAATAGAAAGAGAAATTCAAGAAGATGGAAAGCGTAACAGAATTGTTGTTAAGGATAAAAATGCACCAACCTTATGGGCTCGTTTTTACGATTTAGATACTGAAATGCCTTATTTCTGTGACCGTGATGGTATAAAGAAAAAAACATTAGCTGAAATAGGTTACAATCGCAGAAATGGATATAGTTGGTATACCAATAAGCCTCAAGTAGCATTAGATAAGCATCAAGAATGGCTGTTACAAACAATATGCTATTCAGATGTTCTAGACTATTTAATTTCAAACTAA
- a CDS encoding 4a-hydroxytetrahydrobiopterin dehydratase, which yields MSKLSEEDIEKKLLQFPDWDYYDNAIHAEFEFENFKDCFSAMSRIAFECEALNHHPDWSNVYNVLTISLSTHDAKGVTNKDFKLAEAIENIVEPDEE from the coding sequence ATGAGTAAATTATCTGAAGAAGATATAGAGAAAAAACTTTTACAATTTCCAGATTGGGATTATTATGACAATGCCATTCATGCTGAATTTGAATTTGAAAATTTTAAAGACTGTTTTAGCGCTATGAGCCGTATTGCATTTGAATGTGAAGCTTTAAATCACCATCCAGATTGGTCTAATGTTTATAATGTACTTACTATCTCATTATCAACTCATGATGCTAAAGGAGTTACAAATAAAGATTTTAAATTAGCTGAAGCAATTGAAAATATTGTAGAACCTGATGAGGAATAA
- a CDS encoding iron-containing alcohol dehydrogenase family protein, with amino-acid sequence MNYKNFPMVPRVIFGRDSFSQLNDIIAPKRLNIKAPFIYLIDDVFKNNTWLISRIHLSYDDKIIYISANEEPKTSQVDALVEDIILKTKERPSGIIGIGGGTLLDLAKAVSIMLTNQGETKDYQGWDLVKNPAIYHVGVPTISGTGAEVSRTTVLTGPEKKLGINSDYTPFDQVILDPELTKSTPKNQWFYTGMDCYIHCIESLNGTYLNAFSQSYGEKAFDLCKEVFLENNSSEKDLQDKLMMASWHGGMSIAYSQVGVAHAMSYGLSYLLGTKHGIGNCIVFNHLEEFYPEGVKLFKEMVSKHNIEIPQGICTNLSDNEFDVLIKISLSLEPLWENALGKNWKTIATPKKLKELYKKM; translated from the coding sequence ATGAATTACAAAAACTTTCCAATGGTACCAAGAGTTATTTTTGGTAGAGATAGTTTCAGTCAATTAAATGATATAATAGCCCCAAAGCGATTAAACATTAAAGCACCTTTCATCTATTTAATAGATGATGTATTTAAGAATAATACGTGGTTAATATCTAGAATACATTTATCGTATGATGATAAAATAATCTATATTTCAGCAAATGAAGAGCCCAAAACATCTCAAGTTGATGCATTGGTTGAGGATATTATTTTAAAAACCAAAGAGCGGCCTTCTGGTATTATTGGAATTGGTGGCGGTACACTTCTAGATTTAGCTAAGGCTGTATCCATAATGCTAACAAATCAAGGTGAAACGAAAGATTATCAAGGATGGGATTTGGTTAAAAATCCAGCTATTTACCATGTTGGTGTTCCAACTATATCAGGAACAGGAGCAGAGGTTTCAAGAACAACAGTGCTTACAGGTCCTGAAAAAAAACTAGGTATAAATTCTGATTATACGCCTTTTGACCAAGTCATTTTAGACCCAGAACTTACTAAAAGCACACCAAAAAATCAATGGTTTTATACAGGAATGGATTGTTATATTCATTGTATAGAATCTTTAAATGGAACGTATCTCAATGCTTTTAGTCAGAGTTATGGCGAAAAAGCTTTCGATTTATGCAAAGAAGTGTTTTTAGAAAATAACTCATCAGAAAAAGATTTGCAAGATAAACTCATGATGGCAAGTTGGCATGGAGGCATGAGTATTGCTTATTCTCAAGTTGGTGTTGCTCATGCTATGAGTTATGGGTTATCCTATTTATTAGGCACAAAGCATGGTATTGGTAATTGTATTGTTTTTAATCATTTAGAAGAATTTTATCCTGAAGGTGTTAAACTATTTAAGGAAATGGTATCTAAACATAATATTGAAATACCTCAAGGCATTTGTACTAATTTAAGTGATAATGAATTTGATGTTTTAATTAAGATATCTTTAAGTTTAGAGCCTTTATGGGAAAATGCATTAGGAAAAAATTGGAAAACAATTGCTACACCTAAAAAGTTGAAAGAACTCTATAAAAAAATGTAA
- a CDS encoding Gfo/Idh/MocA family oxidoreductase — translation MKTINWGIIGCGDVTEVKSGPAYKLTEGFNITAVMRRDIEKLKDYAKRHNIETIYTDADALINDKTIDAVYIATPPDTHKLYALKVAEAGKICCIEKPMTPNYTDSLEVYNAFKEKEIPLFVAYYRRSLPRFTKIKDWLENNYIGEVRHINWNFSKPASDIDKLGEYNWRTDIEIAPGGYFDDLASHGFDLFAYLLGNINTAKGISLNQQKNYTAKDAITACWLHDTNTTGSAFWNFDCDVHLDDVVIYGSEGQIKFSIFHENPIILESRSKNEELFIEHPKHIQIHHVEGMRDMLIHKDYTHPSLGESALHANWVMDKVLGII, via the coding sequence ATGAAAACTATCAATTGGGGAATTATTGGATGTGGAGATGTTACTGAAGTAAAAAGTGGTCCTGCTTATAAATTAACAGAAGGCTTTAATATTACAGCTGTCATGCGACGTGATATAGAAAAACTAAAAGACTATGCAAAGCGTCATAATATTGAAACTATTTACACAGACGCCGATGCCCTAATTAATGATAAAACTATTGATGCTGTTTATATAGCAACACCACCAGATACTCATAAATTGTATGCGCTTAAAGTAGCAGAAGCTGGAAAAATTTGTTGTATTGAAAAACCTATGACACCAAATTATACTGATAGTTTGGAGGTTTATAATGCATTTAAAGAAAAGGAAATCCCCCTTTTTGTTGCTTACTACCGTCGTTCATTACCAAGATTTACCAAAATTAAAGACTGGTTAGAAAATAATTATATTGGAGAGGTTAGACATATAAATTGGAACTTTAGTAAACCTGCTAGTGACATTGATAAATTAGGAGAATACAATTGGCGAACAGATATCGAAATTGCTCCTGGAGGCTATTTTGACGATTTAGCAAGTCATGGCTTTGACTTATTCGCATACCTGCTTGGTAACATAAATACGGCAAAGGGGATTAGTTTAAATCAACAAAAAAATTATACGGCAAAAGATGCCATAACAGCATGTTGGCTACATGACACAAACACTACAGGTTCCGCTTTTTGGAACTTTGACTGTGACGTTCATTTGGATGATGTGGTTATTTATGGAAGTGAAGGGCAAATCAAGTTTTCAATTTTCCATGAAAATCCTATTATACTAGAAAGTAGGTCTAAAAACGAAGAACTATTTATTGAGCACCCAAAGCATATTCAAATACACCATGTTGAAGGTATGAGAGATATGCTGATACATAAAGATTATACGCATCCATCTCTAGGAGAATCAGCACTTCATGCCAATTGGGTTATGGATAAAGTATTAGGAATTATTTAG
- a CDS encoding YebC/PmpR family DNA-binding transcriptional regulator, whose product MGRAFEFRKARKMKRWSAMSKAFTRIGKDIVMAVKEGGPDPASNSRLRAVIQNAKAVNMPKDNVERAIKKASDKSQGDYKEVVFEGYAPHGIAVLVETATDNNTRTVANVRSYFNKCDGSLGTSGSVVFMFDHTCNFRINAEGLDPEELELEFIDFGAEEVFADDDGILIYAPFESFGAIQAELESREIEILSSGFERIPQVTKQLTADEVADVEKLLEKLEEDDDVQSVYHTMEETAE is encoded by the coding sequence ATGGGAAGAGCTTTTGAATTTAGAAAAGCACGTAAAATGAAGCGTTGGTCTGCTATGAGCAAAGCCTTTACTCGCATTGGTAAAGATATTGTAATGGCCGTAAAAGAAGGTGGTCCAGATCCAGCAAGTAATTCACGTTTAAGAGCTGTTATACAAAATGCTAAGGCTGTAAATATGCCTAAAGACAATGTAGAACGCGCCATTAAAAAAGCAAGTGATAAAAGTCAAGGTGATTATAAAGAAGTCGTTTTTGAAGGTTACGCACCTCATGGTATTGCTGTTTTAGTGGAGACTGCAACCGATAATAATACACGAACTGTGGCCAATGTACGTAGCTATTTTAACAAATGTGATGGTAGTTTAGGAACCTCTGGCTCTGTCGTGTTTATGTTCGATCATACTTGTAATTTTAGAATAAATGCTGAGGGCTTAGACCCCGAAGAGTTAGAATTAGAATTTATCGATTTTGGTGCCGAAGAAGTTTTTGCAGATGATGATGGTATATTAATTTATGCGCCTTTTGAAAGTTTTGGAGCCATTCAAGCTGAGTTAGAAAGTCGTGAAATTGAAATTTTATCTTCTGGGTTTGAACGTATTCCTCAAGTTACAAAACAATTAACGGCAGACGAAGTTGCTGATGTTGAGAAGCTATTGGAAAAACTTGAAGAAGACGATGATGTACAGTCAGTATATCACACTATGGAAGAAACGGCAGAGTAA
- a CDS encoding pectate lyase: protein MNKLILYILIALLFFGKSWSQQLAFPTAEGYGKYTVGGRGGKVFEVTNLNDSGEGSLRAAVEASGPRTVVFRVSGTIVLEKPLTIKNPYITIAGQTAPGDGICLRKWPLIIGTNNVIIRYIRVRFGNESGSDADAISSRYTKNLILDHVSASWSVDETMSIYHCENVTVQWCIISESLYNSNHIKGIHGFGGIWGSNYSSYHHNLIANHSSRNVRFASGSGNTDYRNNVIYNWGYQSAYGGENQQKGNDKFNFSNINMVANYYKPGPATQPGNVSYRIVNPSRRDVVTDYGKWFVADNFMEGNPNVSTNNWNDGVQPQDGDSDLERVKANQPWPAMAIKQHTAKEAYNLVLENAGATLPKRDSVDTRIISDAKSGMATFEGPTYRKTKKMKDISKKSGIIDTPNDVGGWPKLKSAPAPIDTDHDGMPDKWENKNELNPKNADDRNNLGKDGYTMLEIYLNSIN from the coding sequence ATGAATAAACTTATTTTATACATACTGATAGCTTTATTGTTTTTTGGTAAATCTTGGTCTCAACAGCTAGCATTTCCTACTGCTGAAGGTTATGGAAAATATACCGTTGGAGGACGCGGCGGTAAGGTCTTTGAAGTGACTAATTTAAATGATTCTGGTGAAGGAAGTTTAAGAGCTGCAGTTGAAGCATCAGGACCTAGAACTGTTGTCTTTAGAGTATCAGGAACTATCGTGCTTGAAAAACCGTTAACAATTAAAAATCCATATATCACTATTGCAGGTCAAACAGCTCCAGGCGACGGTATTTGCTTAAGAAAATGGCCATTGATAATTGGGACTAACAATGTTATTATTCGATATATAAGAGTACGTTTTGGAAATGAATCAGGTTCGGATGCCGATGCCATTTCAAGTAGATATACTAAAAACTTGATTCTAGACCATGTTTCAGCGAGTTGGAGTGTAGATGAAACCATGTCCATTTATCATTGTGAAAATGTAACAGTACAATGGTGCATCATTTCAGAAAGTTTGTATAACTCTAATCACATAAAAGGAATTCACGGATTTGGCGGTATTTGGGGATCTAATTATAGTAGCTACCACCACAATTTAATAGCAAATCATTCCAGTAGAAATGTGCGTTTTGCCTCAGGTTCCGGCAATACCGACTATAGAAATAATGTTATTTACAATTGGGGCTATCAAAGTGCTTATGGCGGAGAAAACCAACAAAAAGGTAATGATAAATTTAATTTTTCTAATATTAATATGGTTGCTAATTATTATAAACCTGGACCTGCAACGCAACCAGGAAATGTATCCTATCGAATAGTAAATCCGTCTCGTCGTGATGTGGTAACTGATTACGGAAAATGGTTTGTAGCAGATAATTTTATGGAAGGAAATCCAAATGTTTCTACCAATAACTGGAATGATGGTGTGCAACCTCAAGACGGTGATTCAGATTTGGAAAGAGTAAAAGCAAATCAACCATGGCCTGCCATGGCTATCAAGCAACATACCGCAAAAGAAGCTTATAATTTAGTACTCGAAAATGCGGGAGCAACGCTTCCAAAACGTGATTCGGTTGATACTCGAATAATTAGTGATGCTAAAAGTGGTATGGCCACTTTTGAAGGTCCTACTTATAGAAAAACCAAGAAAATGAAAGACATATCTAAAAAGAGCGGTATTATTGATACACCTAACGATGTTGGAGGATGGCCAAAATTAAAAAGTGCCCCAGCTCCAATAGATACAGACCATGATGGTATGCCAGACAAATGGGAAAATAAAAATGAATTGAATCCAAAAAATGCAGATGACAGAAATAATTTAGGCAAAGATGGATACACCATGTTAGAAATATATCTGAATAGTATAAATTAA
- the gcvT gene encoding glycine cleavage system aminomethyltransferase GcvT yields the protein MKNTALTKTHQALGAKMVPFAGYNMPVQYEGVNIEHETVRKAVGVFDVSHMGEFLIEGEHALDLIQKVSSNDATKLTIGKAQYSCMPNNNGGIVDDLIIYKIKENTYLLVVNASNIEKDWNWIQSKNDVGATMRDLSEDYSLLAIQGPKAIEAMQSLTSHDLAAIKFYNFIIGEFAGIENVIISATGYTGSGGFEIYCKNSEVKQIWDKVFKAGADFGIKPIGLAARDTLRLEMGYCLYGNDIDDTTSPIEAGLGWITKFTKDFTNSEALKNQKDHGVERKLIAFEIDGRGIPRHGYDIVDGNGNKIGEVTSGTMSPSLGKGIGLGYVPTIFADVNTKINIQIRKNAIPATVIKLPFYKE from the coding sequence ATGAAAAATACGGCTTTAACAAAAACACATCAAGCTCTTGGAGCTAAAATGGTACCCTTTGCAGGTTATAATATGCCTGTTCAATATGAAGGTGTAAATATTGAGCATGAAACAGTGCGTAAAGCTGTTGGTGTGTTTGATGTTTCACACATGGGAGAATTTTTAATAGAAGGCGAACATGCCTTAGATTTAATTCAAAAGGTATCAAGTAACGATGCTACAAAATTAACCATTGGAAAAGCACAATATAGCTGTATGCCAAATAATAACGGTGGTATAGTTGATGATTTAATTATTTACAAGATAAAAGAAAACACCTATTTATTAGTTGTAAATGCTAGTAATATTGAAAAAGATTGGAATTGGATTCAATCTAAAAATGATGTCGGTGCTACCATGCGCGATTTAAGTGAAGACTATTCATTGCTTGCTATTCAAGGGCCTAAAGCTATTGAAGCCATGCAAAGTTTAACAAGTCATGATTTAGCTGCTATTAAATTTTATAATTTTATAATTGGTGAGTTTGCAGGCATTGAAAATGTAATCATTTCGGCAACTGGCTACACAGGAAGTGGCGGATTTGAAATTTATTGTAAAAACAGTGAAGTGAAGCAAATTTGGGATAAAGTATTTAAAGCTGGAGCAGATTTTGGTATTAAGCCTATTGGTTTAGCTGCTCGTGATACTTTACGATTAGAAATGGGGTATTGTCTTTATGGTAATGATATCGACGATACCACTTCTCCTATTGAAGCTGGTTTAGGATGGATTACAAAATTTACAAAAGATTTTACAAATTCAGAAGCCTTAAAAAATCAAAAAGATCACGGTGTAGAACGTAAACTTATTGCTTTCGAAATTGACGGTCGTGGTATTCCACGCCATGGATATGATATAGTTGATGGCAACGGAAATAAAATTGGAGAAGTCACCTCAGGCACCATGTCTCCTAGTTTAGGTAAAGGTATTGGCTTAGGGTATGTTCCAACAATTTTTGCTGATGTGAATACCAAAATTAATATTCAAATACGTAAAAACGCTATTCCTGCAACGGTTATAAAATTGCCTTTTTATAAAGAATAA
- a CDS encoding NYN domain-containing protein has product MIKDTKIAVLIDGDNIPSKYISEMMEEIAKYGTPTIKRIYGDWTKPHLSKWKNILLENAITPIQQYGYTTGKNATDSAMIIDAMDILYSEKVNGFCLVSSDSDFTKLATRLREAGMQVYGMGEKKTPNPFIVACDKFIYLEILKNDNEKETKEGGAKKENLYNITPKVIRLLKNSVDDAADDDGWAFLGDVGSLILKKQPNFDSRNFGFVKLTPLFKSLDQFEMEQRDQSNGRFKLIYVRNK; this is encoded by the coding sequence ATGATAAAAGACACAAAAATAGCAGTACTTATTGATGGAGATAATATCCCTTCAAAGTACATTTCAGAAATGATGGAAGAAATCGCTAAATATGGCACACCAACTATAAAAAGAATTTATGGAGATTGGACCAAACCGCATCTTTCAAAATGGAAAAATATACTACTAGAGAATGCTATAACGCCAATTCAGCAATATGGATATACAACAGGAAAGAATGCTACAGATTCAGCTATGATAATTGATGCTATGGATATTTTATATTCAGAAAAAGTAAATGGTTTTTGTTTAGTATCTTCAGATAGTGATTTCACGAAGTTAGCTACTCGATTAAGAGAAGCAGGCATGCAAGTATATGGAATGGGAGAGAAAAAAACGCCTAATCCTTTTATTGTGGCTTGCGATAAGTTTATTTATTTAGAGATTCTTAAAAATGATAACGAAAAGGAAACAAAAGAAGGGGGCGCTAAAAAAGAAAATTTATATAATATAACCCCTAAAGTTATTAGACTTCTTAAAAACTCAGTTGATGATGCTGCCGATGATGATGGTTGGGCTTTTTTAGGAGATGTGGGTTCTTTAATATTAAAAAAGCAGCCAAATTTTGATTCAAGAAATTTTGGTTTTGTAAAATTAACCCCTTTATTTAAATCGTTAGATCAATTTGAAATGGAACAAAGAGATCAATCAAATGGACGATTTAAATTAATTTATGTAAGGAATAAATAG
- a CDS encoding sugar nucleotide-binding protein, with protein sequence MRKKKESKHRILILGASGFLGGAIYKELCSYFRTFGTYNISNKSLEKNKHFFQYNIEEDDIYEILDIVKPTIIISSLRGDFAAQFIAHKHLAEYVFSTKIKILFLSSANVFDAYSKYPSYELDKTYSNSIYGHFKIKIENMLLRLPKKQVAILRLPMVFGAQSPRVLEINQNIKEKIPVEVFPNLIMNATNDSKLTQQIHYIINRNRTGIFHLGSTDLVHHDDFIKEIIKSLELKNAIYKQVFTTNDDRYLAVIPKYNLLPKNLQLLSQEILTELEI encoded by the coding sequence ATGAGAAAGAAAAAAGAGAGCAAACATAGAATATTAATATTAGGTGCCAGCGGATTTTTAGGTGGTGCTATCTACAAAGAACTCTGCTCCTATTTCAGGACTTTTGGTACGTATAATATTTCAAATAAATCACTAGAAAAAAACAAGCATTTTTTTCAGTATAACATTGAAGAAGATGATATTTATGAAATTCTAGATATTGTAAAACCAACCATTATCATTTCATCACTTCGAGGCGATTTTGCAGCACAATTTATTGCACATAAGCACCTCGCTGAATATGTGTTTTCTACTAAAATTAAAATTTTATTTTTATCATCAGCCAATGTATTTGATGCGTATAGCAAATACCCGAGTTATGAACTAGATAAAACATATAGTAATAGCATTTATGGGCATTTCAAAATAAAAATTGAGAATATGCTTTTACGCCTACCCAAAAAACAAGTTGCTATTTTAAGATTGCCCATGGTGTTTGGTGCACAATCACCAAGGGTTTTAGAAATTAATCAGAATATAAAAGAAAAAATACCAGTAGAAGTATTTCCAAATTTAATAATGAACGCTACTAACGATAGTAAGCTAACTCAACAAATTCACTATATTATTAATAGAAATAGAACAGGTATTTTTCATTTAGGTTCTACCGATTTGGTGCATCATGACGATTTTATTAAAGAGATAATCAAATCTTTAGAATTAAAAAATGCTATATATAAACAAGTGTTTACGACTAATGACGACAGATATTTAGCTGTAATACCAAAATATAATTTACTTCCAAAAAACTTGCAGTTATTAAGTCAAGAAATATTAACAGAACTGGAAATATAA
- a CDS encoding 1-acyl-sn-glycerol-3-phosphate acyltransferase, whose product MQWLAKFIYFKVLGWQVIGNTTISKNSIKKAVIIAVPHTSWHDFYIGILLRSVVNIKINFIGKKELFVFPIGWFFKVLGGTPIDRFTKANKVDVIAKLFKEKDEFRMALAPEGTRKKVKEWRTGFYYIAKKAHVPIIMISFDFENKQNKISEPFYPTNSMENDLKFMHLFFEDVKGKIPKYS is encoded by the coding sequence ATGCAATGGCTAGCCAAATTTATTTATTTTAAAGTATTAGGTTGGCAAGTTATAGGTAATACTACTATTTCTAAAAATTCAATTAAAAAGGCAGTTATAATTGCTGTTCCACATACCAGTTGGCACGATTTTTATATTGGTATTTTATTACGATCTGTAGTAAATATTAAAATAAATTTTATTGGCAAAAAAGAATTGTTTGTTTTTCCAATTGGGTGGTTTTTTAAGGTATTAGGAGGCACTCCAATAGATAGATTTACAAAAGCAAACAAAGTTGATGTTATAGCTAAATTATTTAAAGAAAAGGATGAATTTAGAATGGCATTAGCTCCAGAAGGCACAAGAAAGAAAGTAAAAGAATGGCGTACGGGCTTTTACTATATAGCCAAGAAAGCTCATGTACCTATCATTATGATTAGCTTCGATTTTGAAAATAAGCAAAATAAAATTTCTGAACCATTTTATCCAACAAATAGTATGGAAAATGATCTTAAATTCATGCACCTTTTTTTTGAAGACGTTAAAGGTAAGATTCCAAAATATTCGTAG
- a CDS encoding pectate lyase, producing MKKYIFTILACALFLTAARSQQLAFPTAEGFGAYSKGGRGGQVLYVNNLDDEGKGSLRWAIEHEGPRTIVFSISGTIELKSRLDIKNPYLTIAGQTAPGDGICLKGETLKILTHDIIIRYIRVRLGDGKHGEGSKQGKDGIDLSLGENIIVDHCSASWSLDEVLSTSSYRPTLTKVTVQWCFITEALNVDGHGFGSLIRGTGGAKYSYLHNLYAHNQGRNPRPGNYNSNPYTKDPEGLLLDFTNNVLYNWGGGHAGYNADSISVTRLNYVNNYLIEGKDSRQTGIAYSTGSPYNKSYFSGNYYNNQLPENPWNLVKFKSSWTEKNIQDYKQTKPFETATVKIEDAKIAYQRVLKEGGAILPNRDAVDKRIVNHVKKRTGQIIKSQEDIGGWPELKSTPAPIDSDNDGMPDLWEKKNKLNPKKANDRNKLSPDGYTMLEVYLNTIK from the coding sequence ATGAAAAAATACATTTTTACCATACTAGCATGTGCACTATTTTTAACGGCTGCTAGGTCTCAACAACTCGCATTTCCTACAGCAGAAGGTTTTGGCGCCTACTCTAAAGGAGGTCGTGGAGGTCAGGTGCTTTATGTCAATAATCTTGATGACGAAGGAAAAGGAAGTTTACGTTGGGCTATAGAGCATGAAGGCCCTCGTACAATAGTGTTTTCAATTTCTGGAACCATTGAACTCAAAAGTCGATTAGATATTAAAAACCCTTACTTAACTATTGCTGGTCAAACGGCTCCTGGTGATGGTATTTGTTTAAAAGGTGAAACACTGAAAATTTTAACGCATGATATCATCATCCGTTACATACGTGTGCGCTTAGGTGATGGGAAACATGGTGAAGGCAGCAAACAAGGTAAAGATGGTATCGATTTATCTTTAGGTGAAAATATTATAGTAGATCACTGTTCTGCTAGTTGGAGTTTAGATGAAGTGTTATCTACTTCATCCTATAGACCAACTTTAACTAAAGTTACGGTCCAATGGTGTTTTATTACAGAAGCTTTAAATGTTGATGGTCATGGTTTCGGATCTTTAATTCGTGGTACAGGAGGTGCAAAATACAGTTATTTACATAATTTGTATGCTCATAATCAAGGGAGAAATCCACGTCCAGGAAATTACAATTCTAACCCATACACTAAAGACCCTGAGGGTTTACTTCTTGATTTTACAAACAATGTATTATATAATTGGGGTGGTGGTCATGCAGGATATAATGCCGATTCTATAAGCGTTACGCGCCTAAATTATGTAAATAACTATCTTATTGAAGGTAAGGATTCTAGACAAACAGGTATTGCATATTCTACAGGTTCTCCGTATAATAAATCATATTTTTCTGGAAATTATTACAATAACCAACTTCCAGAAAACCCATGGAATCTTGTTAAATTTAAGAGTAGTTGGACAGAAAAAAACATTCAAGATTATAAACAAACAAAACCTTTTGAAACTGCAACTGTGAAAATAGAAGATGCAAAAATAGCATATCAACGGGTTTTAAAAGAAGGTGGTGCCATTTTACCAAACCGAGATGCAGTTGATAAACGCATTGTAAATCATGTAAAAAAGCGAACAGGTCAAATTATAAAAAGTCAAGAAGATATTGGAGGCTGGCCAGAATTAAAAAGTACCCCTGCTCCTATTGATTCAGATAACGATGGTATGCCCGATTTATGGGAAAAGAAAAATAAACTAAATCCTAAAAAGGCAAATGATAGAAATAAATTATCTCCTGATGGCTATACCATGTTAGAAGTTTATTTAAACACTATAAAATAA